A genomic stretch from Malus domestica chromosome 15, GDT2T_hap1 includes:
- the LOC139192156 gene encoding nuclear poly(A) polymerase 4-like isoform X1, with amino-acid sequence MASSEDPNASSPAEQPPKHYGITKPIFLSGPTEYDLQRNVELEKFLIDSGLYENKDEAAKREEVLGRIDQIVKGWVKQLTSRRGYTDQMVEDANAVIFTFGSYRLGVHGPGADIDTLCVGPSYVNREEDFFIILHDILDELEEVTELQPVPDAHVPVMKFKFQGISIDLLYASISLLVVPDDLDISHGSVLYDVDEQTVRSLNGCRVADQILKLVPNVEHFRTTLRCLKFWAKRRGVYSNVTGFLGGVNWAILVARICQLYPNAIPSMLVSRFFRVYTQWRWPNPVILRSIEENELGFHTWDPRRNPRDRLHHMPIITPAYPCMNSSYNVSVSTLRVMAEQFDHGNRICQEIELNKAQWSALFEPYLFFEAYKNYLQVDIVAADVDDLLTWKGWVESRFRQLTLKIERDTKGMLQCHPYPKEYVDVTKPCPHCAFFMGLQRKEGLRGKEGQQFDIRGTVDEFREGINMYMFWKPGMDIYVSHVRRRQLPPFVFPDGCKRPRLSRHVSQQDERTYEDSAGCSSGSVERHTRRKIDHKTEDMRPATLEKQTSVSSQLMESVAPESSTGGAPDTSFSNGIRLECLATGDAEKKSDHRLSVGQFESEKEVLET; translated from the exons ATGGCGAGTTCCGAGGATCCAAATGCATCCTCCCCGGCTGAACAGCCGCCAAAGCACTACGGCATCACGAAGCCGATCTTCCTTTCGGGTCCCACCGAGTACGATCTTCAACGAAATGTCGAACTCGAAAAG TTCTTGATTGATTCGGGGCTTTATGAGAACAAAGACGAGGCTgcgaagagagaagaggttctTGGCCGCATTGATCAG atTGTGAAAGGCTGGGTGAAGCAATTGACAAGTCGAAGAGGCTACACAGATCAGATGGTGGAGGATGCGAATGCTGTCATTTTTACTTTTGGGTCTTATCGTCTTGGG GTTCATGGGCCTGGAGCTGACATAGACACTTTGTGTGTTGGGCCATCATATGTGAATCGAGAG GAAGATTTCTTTATTATATTGCATGATATCCTGGATGAATTGGAAGAGGTTACCGAACTTCAACCAGTTCCTGATGCTCATGTCCCCGTCATGAAATTCAAGTTCCAGGGAATATCAATAGATCTTTTGTATGCAAGCATATCTCTTTTGGTTGTTCCAGAT GATCTGGATATCTCACATGGATCTGTGCTATATGATGTTGATGAGCAAACTGTTCGAAGTCTGAACGGCTGCAGGGTTGCAGATCAAATTCTTAAACTTGTCCCCAATGTTGAG CACTTCCGGACGACACTCAGATGTTTGAAGTTTTGGGCTAAAAGACGTGGTGTTTATTCAAAT GTTACTGGATTCCTTGGTGGTGTGAATTGGGCTATCTTAGTTGCTCGGATATGCCAGCTTTATCCCAATGCAATTCCTAGCATGTTGGTTTCCAGATTTTTCAGAGTGTATACTCAGTGGCGTTGGCCAAATCCTGTAATTCTACGTTCAATTGAAGAGAATGAACTTGGGTTCCATACATGGGACCCTCGTAGAAACCCTCGGGACCGCCTTCATCATATGCCAATAATAACTCCTGCATACCCTTGCATGAACTCTAGTTACAATGTCTCAGTAAGTACTTTACGAGTTATGGCAGAGCAGTTCGACCATGGTAATAGGATATGTCAG GAGATTGAGCTGAATAAGGCCCAGTGGAGTGCTCTCTTTGAACCTTATCTCTTCTTTGAGGCATACAAAAATTATCTACAAGTGGACATAGTTGCAGCTGATGTTGATGACTTGCTAACTTGGAAGGGATGGGTGGAATCCCGGTTTAGACAGCTTACCTTGAAG ATAGAGCGAGACACAAAAGGGATGCTGCAGTGCCATCCATATCCTAAGGAATATGTTGACGTAACCAAGCCATGCCCACACTGCGCTTTCTTTATGGGTTTGCAGAGAAAAGAGGGATTGAGAGGTAAAGAAGGTCAGCAATTTGATATACGTGGAACAGTTGATGAGTTCAGGGAAGGAATAAACATGTACATGTTCTGGAAACCCGGGATGGATATATATGTTTCTCATGTTCGCCGGAGGCAGCTTCCTCCCTTTGTTTTCCCTGATGGGTGTAAGCGTCCTCGATTATCGAGGCATGTAAGTCAGCAGGACGAAAGAACCTATGAAGATTCTGCAGGTTGTAGTTCTGGATCTGTGGAAAGACATACCAGGAGGAAAATTGATCATAAAACAGAGGATATGAGGCCAGCTACACTAGAGAAGCAGACGTCTGTTAGTTCACAATTGATGGAGTCTGTGGCCCCAGAAAGTAGTACAGGTGGAGCACCTGATACCAGCTTCAGTAATGGCATTAGATTAGAGTGTCTGGCAACTGGAGATGCAGAAAAGAAATCTGATCATAGATTGTCTGTTGGACAGTTTGAGAGTGAAAAGGAAGTGTTGGAGACGTGA
- the LOC139192156 gene encoding nuclear poly(A) polymerase 4-like isoform X2, with the protein MASSEDPNASSPAEQPPKHYGITKPIFLSGPTEYDLQRNVELEKFLIDSGLYENKDEAAKREEVLGRIDQIVKGWVKQLTSRRGYTDQMVEDANAVIFTFGSYRLGVHGPGADIDTLCVGPSYVNREEDFFIILHDILDELEEVTELQPVPDAHVPVMKFKFQGISIDLLYASISLLVVPDDLDISHGSVLYDVDEQTVRSLNGCRVADQILKLVPNVEHFRTTLRCLKFWAKRRGVYSNVTGFLGGVNWAILVARICQLYPNAIPSMLVSRFFRVYTQWRWPNPVILRSIEENELGFHTWDPRRNPRDRLHHMPIITPAYPCMNSSYNVSVSTLRVMAEQFDHGNRICQIELNKAQWSALFEPYLFFEAYKNYLQVDIVAADVDDLLTWKGWVESRFRQLTLKIERDTKGMLQCHPYPKEYVDVTKPCPHCAFFMGLQRKEGLRGKEGQQFDIRGTVDEFREGINMYMFWKPGMDIYVSHVRRRQLPPFVFPDGCKRPRLSRHVSQQDERTYEDSAGCSSGSVERHTRRKIDHKTEDMRPATLEKQTSVSSQLMESVAPESSTGGAPDTSFSNGIRLECLATGDAEKKSDHRLSVGQFESEKEVLET; encoded by the exons ATGGCGAGTTCCGAGGATCCAAATGCATCCTCCCCGGCTGAACAGCCGCCAAAGCACTACGGCATCACGAAGCCGATCTTCCTTTCGGGTCCCACCGAGTACGATCTTCAACGAAATGTCGAACTCGAAAAG TTCTTGATTGATTCGGGGCTTTATGAGAACAAAGACGAGGCTgcgaagagagaagaggttctTGGCCGCATTGATCAG atTGTGAAAGGCTGGGTGAAGCAATTGACAAGTCGAAGAGGCTACACAGATCAGATGGTGGAGGATGCGAATGCTGTCATTTTTACTTTTGGGTCTTATCGTCTTGGG GTTCATGGGCCTGGAGCTGACATAGACACTTTGTGTGTTGGGCCATCATATGTGAATCGAGAG GAAGATTTCTTTATTATATTGCATGATATCCTGGATGAATTGGAAGAGGTTACCGAACTTCAACCAGTTCCTGATGCTCATGTCCCCGTCATGAAATTCAAGTTCCAGGGAATATCAATAGATCTTTTGTATGCAAGCATATCTCTTTTGGTTGTTCCAGAT GATCTGGATATCTCACATGGATCTGTGCTATATGATGTTGATGAGCAAACTGTTCGAAGTCTGAACGGCTGCAGGGTTGCAGATCAAATTCTTAAACTTGTCCCCAATGTTGAG CACTTCCGGACGACACTCAGATGTTTGAAGTTTTGGGCTAAAAGACGTGGTGTTTATTCAAAT GTTACTGGATTCCTTGGTGGTGTGAATTGGGCTATCTTAGTTGCTCGGATATGCCAGCTTTATCCCAATGCAATTCCTAGCATGTTGGTTTCCAGATTTTTCAGAGTGTATACTCAGTGGCGTTGGCCAAATCCTGTAATTCTACGTTCAATTGAAGAGAATGAACTTGGGTTCCATACATGGGACCCTCGTAGAAACCCTCGGGACCGCCTTCATCATATGCCAATAATAACTCCTGCATACCCTTGCATGAACTCTAGTTACAATGTCTCAGTAAGTACTTTACGAGTTATGGCAGAGCAGTTCGACCATGGTAATAGGATATGTCAG ATTGAGCTGAATAAGGCCCAGTGGAGTGCTCTCTTTGAACCTTATCTCTTCTTTGAGGCATACAAAAATTATCTACAAGTGGACATAGTTGCAGCTGATGTTGATGACTTGCTAACTTGGAAGGGATGGGTGGAATCCCGGTTTAGACAGCTTACCTTGAAG ATAGAGCGAGACACAAAAGGGATGCTGCAGTGCCATCCATATCCTAAGGAATATGTTGACGTAACCAAGCCATGCCCACACTGCGCTTTCTTTATGGGTTTGCAGAGAAAAGAGGGATTGAGAGGTAAAGAAGGTCAGCAATTTGATATACGTGGAACAGTTGATGAGTTCAGGGAAGGAATAAACATGTACATGTTCTGGAAACCCGGGATGGATATATATGTTTCTCATGTTCGCCGGAGGCAGCTTCCTCCCTTTGTTTTCCCTGATGGGTGTAAGCGTCCTCGATTATCGAGGCATGTAAGTCAGCAGGACGAAAGAACCTATGAAGATTCTGCAGGTTGTAGTTCTGGATCTGTGGAAAGACATACCAGGAGGAAAATTGATCATAAAACAGAGGATATGAGGCCAGCTACACTAGAGAAGCAGACGTCTGTTAGTTCACAATTGATGGAGTCTGTGGCCCCAGAAAGTAGTACAGGTGGAGCACCTGATACCAGCTTCAGTAATGGCATTAGATTAGAGTGTCTGGCAACTGGAGATGCAGAAAAGAAATCTGATCATAGATTGTCTGTTGGACAGTTTGAGAGTGAAAAGGAAGTGTTGGAGACGTGA
- the LOC103441049 gene encoding receptor-like protein kinase HSL1 — translation MSKTPPPLRLSLLLFVLISLPLIVISQSTDQSILLKLKAQWGNPPSIQSWNPSSSPCDWPEINCTNGAVTGLSLRNMNITKRIPATLCELLSLTELDLSWNYIPGGFPSFLYNCSNLKVLDLSQNYFVGPIPADIDRMSPSLKYLDLGGNNFSGDIPAAIGRLTELRTIRLYMNLFDGSVPREIGNLSNLEIFEMPYNGKLAAARIPTEFGNLKNLKGLWMTQTNLIGEIPESFSGLSSLEHLNLARNNLEGKIPGGLFLLKNLSELFLFHNNFSGEIPKAVEALSLSQIDLAMNNLSGSIPQDFGKLKNLTVLNLYSNRLTGGIPQSLGLIPAMREFRVFKNLLNGSLPPELGLHSEVEAFEVSENQLSGSLPEHLCSRGVLQGAVAFSNNLTGVLPKGLGNCDSLRTLQVYNNQFSGEVPFGVWTGLSLSSLMLSDNSFSGQLPASKLAWNLSRLEISNNRFSGDIPVQVSSWERMVVFKASGNLFSGKIPVELTNLSRLNTLLLDGNQLSGDLPSQIMSWESLNTLNLSRNTLSGYIPAAIGSLPDLLYLDLSGNQFTGEIPAEFGRLRLTSLNLSSNKLSGKIPDVFDNLAFENSFLNNPNLCASTQILNLPSCYTNMSASHKLSSKVLAMILVLSIAVFVVIVLLTFFIARDYRRRKCCQDLSTWKLTSFQRMDLTQFSLLANLTDNNLIGSGGSGKVYQVSTNCPGEFVAVKRIWNTNKLDERLEKEFVAEVEILGTIRHSNIVKLLCCISSDKSKLLVYEYMANQSLDKWLHGKRRRLAKGMGMAHHVVLDWPTRLQIAIGAAQGLCYMHHDCFPPIIHRDVKSSNILLDSEFKARIADFGLAKILAKVGDQHTMSAIAGSIGYMAPEYSYTTKINEKIDVYSFGVVLLELTTGREPNCGDEHTGLAEWAWRLYSEGKTITDALDEEITEPCYLEEMATVLKLGLICTSTLPSTRPSMKEVLHILRGYGPSEGFEVKKVGRDFDISPLLGAATYLSSYKRSKKVDDSLVYSV, via the exons ATGTCGAAAACACCACCTCCACTCCGACTTTCCCTTCTCCTCTTCGTCCTCATCTCCCTACCCTTGATCGTAATTTCACAATCCACAGACCAGTCAATCCTCCTCAAGCTCAAAGCACAGTGGGGCAATCCACCGTCCATCCAATCCTGGAACCCCTCATCCTCACCGTGTGACTGGCCGGAGATCAACTGCACGAACGGTGCGGTCACGGGACTCTCCCTCCGCAATATGAACATAACGAAGAGAATCCCGGCGACCCTCTGCGAGCTCTTGAGCCTCACGGAGCTCGACCTCTCTTGGAATTACATTCCAGGCGGGTTCCCGAGCTTTCTCTACAACTGCTCGAATCTCAAAGTTCTTGACCTCTCGCAGAACTACTTTGTGGGCCCAATTCCGGCAGACATCGACCGGATGTCGCCTTCTCTAAAGTATTTGGACCTAGGAGGAAACAACTTCTCCGGCGACATTCCGGCGGCGATCGGACGGCTGACGGAGCTGAGGACAATCAGGCTTTATATGAACCTGTTCGATGGGAGTGTTCCTAGGGAGATTGGGAACTTATCAAATCTCGAAATATTCGAAATGCCTTATAACGGAAAACTGGCGGCGGCCAGAATCCCAACGGAGTTCGGGAATTTGAAGAATCTGAAAGGCTTGTGGATGACACAGACGAACTTGATCGGAGAGATCCCGGAGAGTTTTTCAGGTCTTTCGAGCCTCGAGCACTTGAATCTTGCGAGGAACAATCTGGAAGGGAAGATTCCAGGTGGGTTGTTTTTGTTGAAGAATTTGAGCGAGTTGTTTTTATTTCACAACAACTTTTCAGGGGAGATTCCAAAAGCCGTAGAGGCTTTGAGTTTGTCTCAGATTGATCTGGCTATGAACAATTTGAGCGGCTCTATCCCACAAGATTTTGgaaagttgaagaatttgaCTGTTTTAAACCTGTATTCGAATCGATTAACCGGTGGGATTCCGCAGAGTTTAGGCCTAATTCCGGCGATGAGGGAATTTCGGGTTTTTAAGAACCTGTTAAACGGGAGTTTGCCGCCGGAATTAGGCCTTCACTCGGAGGTCGAAGCGTTCGAGGTCTCAGAGAATCAGCTGAGCGGCTCTCTGCCGGAACATTTGTGCAGCAGAGGAGTTTTGCAGGGAGCTGTTGCGTTCTCTAACAATCTAACCGGCGTGTTGCCGAAAGGGCTTGGAAATTGTGACTCTTTGAGGACTCTGCAGGTCTACAACAACCAATTTTCGGGTGAGGTCCCCTTCGGAGTTTGGACCGGGCTAAGTCTGTCGAGTTTGATGCTGAGTGACAATTCGTTTTCGGGTCAGCTTCCCGCCAGCAAGTTGGCCTGGAATCTGTCCAGGCTGGAAATTAGCAACAACAGATTTTCCGGTGACATTCCGGTTCAAGTTTCATCCTGGGAACGTATGGTTGTTTTTAAGGCGAGCGGGAATCTGTTCTCCGGGAAAATCCCAGTTGAACTAACTAATCTTTCTCGGCTGAACACTCTATTGCTTGACGGAAATCAACTTTCCGGTGACTTGCCATCTCAGATCATGTCATGGGAATCGCTGAATACTTTGAATCTCTCGAGAAACACGCTTTCGGGCTACATTCCTGCAGCGATTGGTTCTTTGCCGGACCTGCTTTACTTGGACTTGTCGGGGAACCAATTCACAGGCGAAATCCCAGCTGAGTTTGGCCGCTTGAGGCTCACTTCACTCAACTTGTCTTCCAACAAGCTTTCCGGAAAAATCCCAGATGTGTTCGATAATCTTGCGTTTGAAAACAGTTTCTTGAACAATCCGAATCTATGCGCAAGCACACAAATTCTAAACCTTCCCAGTTGTTACACCAACATGAGTGCATCCCACAAGCTGTCCTCGAAAGTGCTTGCCATGATTTTAGTCCTTTCGATCGCTGtgtttgttgttattgttttaCTGACCTTTTTCATCGCCAGAGACTACCGTAGGAGAAAGTGCTGTCAGGACTTGTCAACATGGAAGCTCACCTCATTCCAGAGAATGGATCTCACACAATTCAGCTTGCTGGCGAATTTGACCGATAACAATCTCATTGGAAGTGGGGGATCGGGGAAAGTTTATCAGGTTAGCACCAACTGCCCAGGTGAATTTGTCGCGGTGAAGAGGATTTGGAACACCAACAAATTGGATGAGAGGCTTGAGAAAGAATTCGTTGCTGAGGTTGAGATACTAGGAACAATACGCCATTCCAACATTGTTAAGTTGCTGTGCTGCATATCAAGTGACAAATCGAAGCTTCTTGTGTATGAGTACATGGCGAATCAGAGCCTCGATAAGTGGCTACATGGGAAGAGGAGAAGGCTAGCAAAGGGCATGGGCATGGCTCATCATGTTGTTTTGGACTGGCCGACGAGGTTGCAGATTGCGATAGGGGCTGCACAAGGCTTGTGCTACATGCACCATGACTGCTTTCCGCCGATAATTCATAGAGATGTAAAGTCCAGCAATATATTGTTGGATTCTGAATTCAAGGCTCGGATAGCGGATTTTGGATTGGCGAAGATCTTGGCCAAGGTGGGAGATCAGCACACAATGTCCGCTATCGCAGGCTCCATCGGCTACATGGCACCAG AGTATTCTTATACAACGAAAATCAATGAAAAGATCGATGTCTACAGCTTCGGGGTAGTACTCCTGGAACTAACAACCGGGAGAGAACCCAACTGCGGAGATGAGCATACAGGCCTAGCAGAATGGGCGTGGCGGCTATACAGCGAGGGAAAGACCATAACTGATGCCCTCGATGAGGAGATAACAGAACCGTGTTACCTGGAAGAGATGGCTACCGTGCTAAAACTAGGACTCATTTGCACCAGCACGCTGCCTTCAACTCGGCCTTCAATGAAGGAAGTTCTGCACATTCTTCGCGGCTATGGTCCTTCGGAAGGTTTTGAAGTGAAAAAGGTGGGAAGAGACTTTGATATTTCTCCCCTCCTCGGCGCTGCCACCTACCTTTCTAGTTACAAACGCAGTAAAAAGGTGGACGATAGCTTAGTTTACAGTGTGTAA